The DNA window ACCGACGATCCAGGGAAGAGTGCTAGGTCCGGATCGATCGCGAACGCGGTATGCTGGACCATGCTCCCGGTGATCATTAGCCTCAGCCTGCTCGCCTTCCCTTGCATGATGCCGACGGGACTCGCGGCTGCGGCACCGGCCGCGGAAGCCGCCCTGCTTGGCGGCACGGTTGTCTCGATCGACCAGGAGACTCTGACGCTCACCATTCTGTTCCCTTCCGGAGAATCGCGTGCTCTTCCCGTGCGTGACGCTCGCCTCCTGCACGGCCTGAGTATCGGCGACCATGTTACGTTCGAGATCAACGGGGACAACCAGCTCGTCAAGATCACCAAGCTGCCGACAGACCCCGCGAACTGACCCCCGCCATACTAGGGATCGGCAGCACCCCCGACCGCAGTTCTTGTATAATGCCCCGCTACAGCACGATGCTCCACGACGTGCTCCACAGTGATTCAACGGGAGGCCTCATGAAACCGAGCACCGATCGCATGGTCGTGTTGGTGATAGTGTTCTTCGCCTCATGGTGGGCCTTTGTTCCCTTAAACGCCTGGCCGACTGAACCGGTCACCGATTCCGATCCCCCGACAGGACCGGCGCTGGAACAGATCATCGAGCGCTACATTCGGACACATCCTGAAGTCATCGAACAATCCTTACAGGCGCTGGAGAACAAACGGGCGGCTGAGGAGCAACAACGGCAGAAAGCCGCAATTGCGACCCACCAACAGGAGTTACTCAACGATCCGAACTCCCCGATCAGCGGAAACCGAACCGGGGACATCACCGTCGTGGAATTTTTCGATTATCGCTGCGGGTATTGCAAACGAGCAGCTTCCGCGCTGACCGAGCTGCAGCAGCGGGATGCCGGCATCCGTGTCGTCTATAA is part of the Fimbriimonadaceae bacterium genome and encodes:
- a CDS encoding DsbA family protein, with amino-acid sequence MKPSTDRMVVLVIVFFASWWAFVPLNAWPTEPVTDSDPPTGPALEQIIERYIRTHPEVIEQSLQALENKRAAEEQQRQKAAIATHQQELLNDPNSPISGNRTGDITVVEFFDYRCGYCKRAASALTELQQRDAGIRVVYKDFPILGETSELAAKAALASHLQGKHQAFHEALLATKEDLTKEHLFRIAESTGLDVERLDRDLNRPEWHTVIDRNRNLAKLLGISGTPAFIVGTELVPGAMDLKMLENLVAQVRGK